One part of the Thermodesulfobacteriota bacterium genome encodes these proteins:
- a CDS encoding CBS domain-containing protein, producing the protein MYVRSHMTAPAVTVGPDEKLPAVREILAGRHFRHLPVVDGHGHLVGMVTDRDLRSAYPSPVMAEAGRQELLAQLAATPVSAIMSRDLVWLGLLSTLDDALFLLERHNVGALPVVDAGQRVVGIFSVRDLLAAYRTLFGVGLRGSSLIEIVDDGRPRILSTIIQALEERDIPFTRVVRAQGDQEEAGPGRIYIRVNTYNLRSVHAAVAEAGLRPVVAAPEPPAPEKPGHQG; encoded by the coding sequence ATGTATGTCCGCAGCCACATGACGGCACCGGCAGTGACGGTCGGACCGGACGAGAAGCTGCCGGCAGTCCGGGAGATCCTGGCCGGACGGCACTTCCGGCATCTGCCGGTGGTGGACGGGCACGGCCACCTGGTGGGCATGGTCACGGACCGGGACCTGCGCTCCGCCTATCCATCGCCGGTGATGGCGGAGGCCGGCCGCCAGGAGCTGCTGGCGCAGCTGGCGGCCACGCCGGTGTCGGCGATCATGAGCCGGGACCTGGTCTGGCTGGGCCTGCTGTCCACCCTGGACGACGCTCTTTTCCTCCTGGAGCGCCACAACGTCGGCGCTCTGCCGGTGGTGGATGCCGGGCAGCGGGTGGTGGGGATCTTCTCGGTCCGGGATCTTCTGGCCGCCTACCGCACCCTGTTCGGGGTGGGCCTGCGGGGCTCCAGCCTCATCGAGATCGTCGACGACGGCCGGCCGCGCATCCTGTCCACCATCATCCAGGCCCTGGAGGAGCGGGACATCCCCTTCACCCGGGTGGTGCGGGCCCAGGGCGATCAGGAAGAAGCGGGGCCGGGCCGCATCTACATCCGGGTCAACACGTACAACCTGCGCTCGGTGCACGCGGCGGTGGCCGAGGCCGGCCTGCGGCCGGTGGTCGCCGCTCCGGAGCCGCCGGCCCCGGAAAAGCCCGGCCATCAGGGTTGA
- a CDS encoding ATP-binding protein produces MQTAQLLEILASHNQFWTAGRIDAGVERAALARCLEQIETKEVVVLKGIRRCGKSTLLAQILAALLARGIAPRQLLRLNLEEPLLVTAASIELLERIYRTWRERVCPTGRGYIFLDEVQNIPGWEHWVRGRSETEDIKVFVTGSSAQLLSREIGTKLTGRHISFEIFPLSFAEHLRFHGIVVDGELDYCSRKAMIRHLFHTYLQYGGFPEVVLQETDAARQLLLKHYFDDILYRDIVSRHEIRDVSSLRHLAVFLLTNNAKLTSVNKLRSNFSISQDKTENYLSAILESYLLFRLQRFSWSLKTVQRAGFKTYAIDTGLRNRVAFSFSQDLGRLVENVVHNHLRTCHEEIFFHSDGHETDFVVKEGLRLTSRIQVWYEDTAQTAIPARELAAFASAGEDTRCLLLTNDLAAEHQVGPVKVQCLPVVRFLLGLG; encoded by the coding sequence ATGCAAACCGCACAGCTCCTGGAGATCCTCGCCAGCCACAACCAGTTCTGGACCGCGGGCCGTATCGATGCCGGTGTCGAACGTGCCGCCCTGGCCAGGTGTCTGGAGCAGATCGAGACCAAAGAGGTCGTCGTCCTCAAGGGCATCCGGCGTTGCGGCAAGTCCACCCTGCTGGCCCAGATCCTGGCCGCCCTCCTGGCGCGGGGCATTGCACCGCGACAACTCCTGCGGCTCAACCTGGAAGAGCCGCTTCTGGTCACGGCCGCCTCCATCGAGCTCCTGGAACGGATCTACCGCACCTGGCGGGAGCGGGTCTGTCCCACAGGCCGGGGGTACATCTTCCTGGACGAGGTCCAGAACATCCCGGGCTGGGAGCACTGGGTGCGGGGCCGCAGCGAGACCGAGGACATCAAGGTGTTCGTCACCGGATCATCGGCCCAGCTGCTGAGCCGGGAGATCGGCACCAAACTGACCGGCCGTCACATCTCCTTCGAGATCTTCCCGTTGTCCTTTGCCGAGCACCTGCGCTTCCATGGCATCGTGGTCGATGGCGAGTTGGACTACTGCAGCCGCAAGGCCATGATTCGGCATCTGTTCCACACCTACCTGCAATATGGTGGCTTCCCGGAGGTCGTCTTGCAGGAGACGGACGCCGCACGCCAGCTGTTGCTCAAGCATTACTTCGACGACATCCTGTATCGTGACATCGTCAGCCGGCACGAGATCCGTGATGTCTCCAGTCTGCGCCACCTGGCCGTCTTCCTGCTCACCAACAACGCCAAGCTGACCAGCGTCAACAAGCTCCGGAGCAACTTCAGTATTTCCCAGGACAAGACCGAGAACTACCTGTCGGCCATTCTCGAAAGCTATCTGCTTTTCCGCCTGCAACGCTTCTCCTGGTCGCTCAAGACCGTGCAGCGCGCCGGGTTCAAGACCTACGCCATCGATACCGGACTGCGCAACCGGGTCGCCTTCTCCTTTTCCCAGGATCTCGGCCGCCTCGTGGAGAATGTGGTGCACAACCACCTCAGGACCTGCCACGAGGAGATCTTCTTTCACAGCGATGGCCATGAAACGGATTTCGTGGTCAAGGAGGGGCTCCGGCTGACCAGCCGGATCCAGGTCTGGTACGAGGATACAGCCCAGACTGCCATTCCGGCGCGGGAGCTGGCCGCCTTCGCCAGCGCCGGGGAGGACACCCGCTGCCTCCTGCTCACCAACGATCTGGCGGCAGAGCACCAGGTCGGGCCGGTCAAGGTCCAATGCCTGCCGGTCGTCCGCTTCCTGCTGGGACTGGGATAG
- a CDS encoding acetate--CoA ligase family protein — protein sequence MLDALFTPRTIAVIGASRTPGKVGHDILANLQAGGFAGSLIPVNPDADAICGLPCRPNLQGLAERIDLGIVALPAAAAPEAVRQLVRAGARAVVVVSAGFKETGPEGAGQERELARLCREGGARLLGPNCLGLINTSHHLNASFAGPLPPAGPISILSQSGAVCTALLDLARGRGLGLAKVVSLGNKADLSEVDLLLALARDPDTRVILGYLEDIVSGEEFVKAAEEAATRKPVVILKAGTTEAGRLAASSHTGVLAGAEVAYGAAFLRAGVIRADSFAALFDYGTALALQPLPAPGRRVLIITNAGGPGIIAADAVERAGLFPARLDGNTTTALRQRLPPAASLGNPVDVLGDADPSRYAAAIAAAQDDPGVDAILVILTPQAMTQPAATATAIAGVMRGEKPVVAAFMGGDRVMPGRRELAASHIPDFDTPEQAVATLTGLFQYAAWRARPPRLVTRFRVNRRRVERIIFRRLRTGRLRIGEVKAKDILKAYGFRIPNGCLASSGEEAVEIAERLGYPVVMKIVSPDIVHKSDFGGVRLNVATSEAVLDNFDLMMLRIRERAPEARVDGVYLEEMLGRGLEVIIGMTRDRQFGPMLMFGLGGIFVEVMKDVTFHLAPITLDEAMQMLMATRSYEILQGARGQRGVNLAAIADGLQRISQLATDFPAIAELDINPFIVSAGGSEPFVADARITLSPAEARP from the coding sequence ATGCTCGACGCCCTGTTCACCCCCCGCACCATCGCCGTGATCGGCGCCTCCCGCACCCCGGGCAAGGTGGGCCACGACATCCTGGCCAACCTCCAGGCCGGGGGCTTTGCCGGCAGCCTGATCCCGGTCAACCCGGACGCGGATGCCATCTGTGGCCTGCCGTGCCGGCCCAACCTCCAGGGTCTGGCCGAAAGGATCGACCTGGGCATCGTGGCGCTGCCGGCGGCCGCGGCCCCGGAGGCGGTGCGGCAGCTGGTGCGCGCCGGCGCCCGGGCGGTGGTGGTGGTGTCGGCGGGCTTCAAGGAGACCGGCCCCGAGGGCGCCGGCCAGGAGCGTGAGCTGGCCCGGCTCTGCCGGGAGGGGGGTGCCCGGCTGCTGGGGCCCAACTGCCTGGGGCTCATCAATACATCCCACCACCTCAACGCCTCCTTTGCCGGCCCCCTGCCGCCGGCCGGACCCATCTCCATCCTCTCCCAGTCCGGGGCGGTTTGCACCGCGCTCCTGGATCTGGCCCGCGGCCGCGGTCTCGGGCTGGCCAAGGTGGTGAGCCTGGGCAACAAGGCGGATCTTTCCGAGGTGGATCTGCTGCTGGCCCTGGCCCGGGACCCGGACACCAGGGTGATCCTGGGCTATCTGGAGGACATCGTCTCCGGGGAAGAGTTCGTCAAGGCCGCCGAGGAGGCGGCGACGAGAAAGCCGGTGGTCATCCTCAAGGCCGGGACCACCGAAGCCGGAAGGCTGGCCGCCTCCTCCCACACCGGCGTCCTGGCCGGCGCCGAGGTGGCCTATGGCGCTGCCTTCCTGCGGGCCGGCGTCATCCGCGCCGACTCCTTTGCCGCCCTGTTCGACTACGGCACCGCCCTGGCCCTGCAGCCGCTGCCAGCGCCCGGGCGGCGGGTGCTCATCATCACCAATGCCGGCGGCCCCGGGATCATCGCCGCCGATGCGGTGGAGAGGGCGGGCCTGTTCCCGGCCCGCCTGGACGGCAACACCACCACCGCCCTCCGGCAGCGGCTGCCGCCGGCAGCCAGCCTGGGCAACCCGGTGGACGTCCTGGGGGACGCCGACCCGTCCCGTTATGCCGCAGCCATCGCCGCGGCCCAGGACGATCCCGGCGTCGATGCCATCCTGGTCATTCTCACCCCCCAGGCCATGACCCAGCCGGCCGCCACCGCCACCGCCATTGCCGGGGTGATGCGGGGCGAAAAGCCGGTGGTGGCTGCCTTCATGGGTGGCGACCGGGTGATGCCCGGGCGGCGGGAGCTGGCCGCCAGCCACATCCCGGACTTCGACACCCCGGAGCAGGCGGTGGCCACCCTGACCGGTCTCTTCCAGTACGCCGCCTGGCGCGCCCGGCCGCCCCGGCTGGTCACCCGCTTCCGGGTCAACCGCCGGCGGGTGGAGCGGATCATCTTCCGGCGGCTGCGCACCGGCCGCCTCCGGATCGGTGAGGTCAAGGCCAAGGACATCCTCAAGGCCTATGGCTTCCGCATTCCCAACGGCTGTCTGGCCAGCTCCGGCGAGGAGGCGGTGGAGATCGCCGAGCGGCTGGGCTATCCGGTGGTGATGAAGATCGTCTCCCCGGACATCGTCCACAAGTCGGACTTCGGCGGCGTGCGCCTCAATGTGGCCACCAGCGAGGCGGTGCTGGACAACTTCGATCTCATGATGCTGCGCATCCGTGAGCGGGCGCCGGAGGCGCGGGTGGATGGCGTTTACCTGGAAGAGATGCTGGGCCGGGGGCTGGAGGTCATCATCGGCATGACCCGGGACCGCCAATTCGGCCCCATGCTCATGTTCGGCCTGGGCGGCATCTTCGTGGAGGTGATGAAGGACGTCACCTTCCACCTGGCGCCCATCACCCTGGACGAGGCGATGCAGATGCTCATGGCCACCCGTTCCTACGAGATCCTCCAGGGGGCCCGGGGGCAGCGCGGGGTGAACCTGGCCGCCATCGCCGACGGCCTGCAGCGGATCAGCCAGCTGGCCACCGACTTCCCGGCCATTGCCGAGCTGGACATCAACCCCTTCATCGTCAGCGCCGGCGGCTCCGAGCCCTTCGTGGCTGACGCCCGCATCACCCTCTCTCCCGCCGAGGCCCGGCCATGA
- a CDS encoding GNAT family N-acetyltransferase — MSDGSVTYPDPDWQERYRDMIMTTRRAVGLLKPGQRVFLGTGCGQPVELVEALVQRAGELVDVEIIHLLTAGAAPYATARLADSFLVNSFFIAENVREHIQEGLGHYTPIRLFDIPRIFASGQLPLDAALIQVTPPDSRGRVSLGVSVDIVKSAAENASLVIAQVNPQMPRTLGDSFLDVYDLDVLVPVDRPIIEVQPLPVTEVTRRVGSHIAALVEDGSTIEFGIGRIPQAVADLLQGKRDLGIHTEMLTDSIVDLIHSGAVTGARKTIDRGKIVASFCLGSKRLFDLVHNNPLFSFRPTEYVNDSHVIGRLPKMIAINTALEVDLTGQVCADSLGGKFFSGIGGQVDFNRGAARSKGGKAIIALPSTAKNGTISRIVSRLSPGAGVVTSRGDVHYVVTEHGVAYLHGKSVQERALALISIADPRFREGLFHDALEAKLVRQELAAFGDKLLVTSQEMRSTLRLEDGTQITLRPIQPTDEPLLRDLLYALSQETVYYRFMTRLQRFPHKEVQRFVYIDHRKDVAIVGTVPEAHGEDIVAVGRYYLDERTNRAEVAFVIRDSWQNRHIGTSLFRHLMTIAKRNGISGFTAEVLRDNKRMQTIFNKSGLKVKSVLNEDVYSYEIDF, encoded by the coding sequence ATGAGCGACGGCAGCGTCACCTACCCGGACCCGGACTGGCAGGAGCGCTACCGGGACATGATCATGACCACCCGCCGGGCGGTGGGGCTCCTGAAGCCCGGCCAGCGGGTGTTCCTGGGCACCGGCTGCGGCCAGCCGGTGGAGCTGGTGGAGGCCCTGGTGCAGCGGGCCGGCGAGCTGGTGGACGTGGAGATCATCCACCTCTTGACCGCCGGCGCGGCCCCGTATGCCACCGCCCGGCTGGCCGACAGCTTCCTGGTCAACTCCTTCTTCATCGCCGAGAATGTCCGGGAGCATATCCAGGAGGGCCTGGGCCACTACACGCCGATCCGGCTCTTCGACATCCCGCGCATCTTCGCCTCCGGCCAGCTGCCCCTGGATGCGGCCCTCATCCAGGTGACGCCGCCGGACAGCCGGGGCCGGGTGAGCCTGGGGGTGTCAGTGGACATCGTCAAGAGCGCGGCCGAGAACGCCTCCCTGGTCATCGCCCAGGTCAACCCCCAGATGCCGCGCACCCTGGGGGACAGCTTCCTGGACGTCTACGACCTGGACGTGCTGGTGCCCGTGGACCGGCCGATCATCGAGGTCCAGCCCCTGCCGGTCACCGAGGTCACCCGCCGGGTGGGCAGCCACATTGCCGCCCTGGTGGAGGACGGCTCCACCATCGAGTTCGGCATCGGTCGCATCCCCCAGGCCGTCGCCGACCTCTTGCAGGGCAAGCGCGACCTGGGCATCCACACCGAGATGCTCACCGACTCCATCGTTGACCTGATCCATTCCGGCGCGGTCACCGGCGCCCGCAAGACCATCGACCGGGGCAAGATCGTCGCCTCGTTCTGTCTGGGCTCGAAGAGGCTCTTCGACCTGGTGCACAACAACCCCCTCTTCTCCTTCCGGCCTACCGAGTACGTCAACGACTCCCACGTCATCGGCCGCCTGCCGAAGATGATCGCCATCAACACCGCCCTGGAGGTGGACCTCACCGGTCAGGTCTGCGCCGATTCCCTGGGGGGAAAATTCTTCTCCGGCATCGGCGGCCAGGTGGACTTCAACCGCGGCGCTGCCCGCTCCAAGGGCGGCAAGGCCATCATCGCCCTGCCCTCCACCGCCAAGAACGGCACCATCTCCCGCATCGTCAGCCGGCTCTCACCGGGCGCCGGGGTGGTCACCTCCCGGGGCGACGTGCACTACGTGGTCACCGAGCACGGGGTGGCATACCTGCACGGCAAGAGCGTCCAGGAGCGGGCCTTGGCCCTCATCTCCATCGCCGATCCCCGCTTCCGGGAGGGCCTCTTCCACGATGCCCTGGAGGCCAAGCTGGTGCGCCAGGAGCTGGCCGCCTTCGGCGACAAGCTCCTGGTCACCTCCCAGGAGATGCGCAGCACCCTCCGTCTGGAGGACGGCACCCAGATCACCCTGCGGCCGATCCAGCCCACCGACGAGCCGCTGCTGCGGGATCTCCTCTACGCCCTGTCCCAGGAGACCGTCTACTACCGGTTCATGACCCGGCTGCAGCGCTTTCCCCACAAGGAGGTGCAGCGCTTCGTCTACATCGACCACCGCAAGGACGTGGCCATCGTCGGCACCGTGCCCGAGGCCCACGGCGAGGACATCGTCGCCGTCGGCCGCTACTACCTCGATGAGCGCACCAACCGGGCCGAGGTGGCCTTCGTCATCCGGGACTCCTGGCAGAACCGCCACATCGGCACCTCGCTTTTCCGCCACCTCATGACCATCGCCAAGCGCAACGGCATCTCCGGCTTCACCGCCGAGGTCCTCAGGGACAACAAGCGCATGCAGACCATCTTCAACAAGAGCGGTCTCAAGGTGAAAAGCGTGCTCAACGAAGACGTCTACTCCTACGAGATCGACTTCTGA
- a CDS encoding DUF3782 domain-containing protein, whose translation MGQEITLEEVWKLFQATDRRFQETERLIRQGSRETDRKFQDTDRKIKEVSAAIGRLGNRLGDFVEEMVRPAVVRLFRERGIEVHQVIRGVSVDRGGETMEIDLLVVNDQEAVAVECKSTLSVDDVTEHLDRLSRFKRLAPQWASLKLMGAVAAMVLPDEVARHAHRQGLFVLAQSGETVIIRNDAGFVPSVW comes from the coding sequence ATGGGCCAAGAGATCACCCTCGAGGAAGTCTGGAAGCTTTTCCAGGCTACGGACCGCAGATTTCAGGAAACGGAGCGATTGATCCGGCAAGGCTCCCGGGAGACGGACCGGAAGTTTCAGGACACAGACCGCAAGATCAAGGAGGTCTCCGCCGCCATCGGTCGGCTGGGCAATCGGCTGGGCGATTTCGTGGAGGAGATGGTGCGGCCGGCGGTGGTGCGCCTGTTTCGGGAGCGGGGGATCGAGGTGCACCAAGTCATCCGGGGGGTGAGCGTCGACCGGGGCGGCGAGACCATGGAGATCGATCTGCTGGTGGTCAACGACCAGGAGGCGGTGGCGGTGGAGTGCAAGAGCACCTTGTCGGTGGATGATGTCACCGAGCACTTGGACCGTCTGTCCCGGTTCAAGCGCCTGGCCCCGCAGTGGGCCTCCCTCAAGCTCATGGGCGCGGTGGCGGCCATGGTGCTGCCGGACGAGGTGGCCCGGCACGCGCACCGCCAGGGGCTCTTCGTTCTCGCCCAGAGCGGCGAGACGGTGATCATCAGAAACGATGCCGGCTTCGTGCCCTCCGTCTGGTGA
- a CDS encoding L,D-transpeptidase family protein, whose product MRGPLLLLAAWLLAGPGLAPSILAAAFEVGAQERLGEVAWHRIASDAETLVDLALRHDLGYNEIAAANPDFDPWYPGAEARVLIPTSWLLPETEPPASWPAGLFHAIELGSYAGQPEAIEAATRLRPQLPAGEQALLRLEERGDRHGLQLGPFADRSQARQRLADLGELAAGSRVVRSLVASRRPAAGEASSVSRLVVNLAELRLYLLSWHPQGLKVTTFPIGIGREGFDTATGRFRIVEKIRDPSWTVPPSIRAEKPELPARVPPGPNNPLGRHALRLSSGDVLLHGTNKPLGVGRRVSHGCMRLYPRDIATLYDLVEPGLAVEIVYQPVKAGIAHGVPYVEVHEDFMGGVDLGAQAEGLLRQRGVAPEEVDEARLRQALAAKTGVPVPLAP is encoded by the coding sequence ATGCGGGGCCCCCTGTTGCTGCTGGCTGCCTGGCTGCTCGCGGGCCCGGGGCTGGCGCCTTCGATCCTGGCGGCGGCCTTCGAGGTCGGCGCCCAGGAGCGGTTGGGCGAGGTGGCTTGGCATCGGATCGCCAGCGATGCCGAGACCCTGGTTGATCTCGCCTTGCGCCATGATCTCGGCTACAACGAGATCGCGGCCGCCAATCCGGATTTCGACCCCTGGTATCCGGGGGCCGAGGCCCGGGTCCTGATCCCGACCTCCTGGCTCCTCCCCGAGACCGAGCCGCCGGCGTCCTGGCCGGCGGGCCTTTTCCACGCCATCGAGCTTGGCTCGTACGCCGGCCAGCCGGAGGCCATCGAGGCCGCCACCCGGCTGCGGCCCCAGCTGCCTGCCGGGGAACAGGCGCTCCTGCGGCTGGAGGAGCGCGGTGACCGTCATGGCCTCCAGCTCGGCCCGTTTGCGGACCGCTCCCAGGCCCGGCAGCGGCTGGCCGACCTGGGTGAGCTGGCCGCGGGCAGCCGGGTGGTGCGGAGCCTGGTTGCCTCCCGCCGACCGGCTGCTGGCGAGGCTTCCTCCGTGAGCCGCCTGGTGGTCAATCTGGCGGAGCTGCGGCTGTATCTTCTCAGCTGGCACCCCCAGGGCCTCAAGGTGACCACCTTCCCCATCGGCATCGGCCGGGAGGGCTTTGACACCGCCACCGGCCGTTTCCGGATCGTGGAAAAGATCCGGGACCCCTCCTGGACGGTGCCGCCATCCATCCGGGCGGAAAAGCCGGAACTGCCGGCGCGGGTGCCGCCCGGCCCCAACAACCCCCTGGGCCGCCACGCCCTGCGGCTTTCCTCCGGGGACGTCCTTCTGCACGGCACCAACAAGCCCCTGGGGGTGGGCCGCCGGGTGAGCCACGGCTGCATGCGCCTCTATCCCCGGGATATTGCCACCCTCTATGACTTGGTGGAGCCGGGACTGGCGGTGGAGATTGTCTACCAGCCGGTGAAGGCGGGGATCGCCCACGGCGTGCCCTACGTGGAGGTGCACGAGGACTTCATGGGTGGGGTCGATCTCGGCGCCCAGGCCGAAGGCTTGCTGCGGCAGCGGGGGGTCGCGCCCGAGGAGGTGGATGAGGCTCGGCTGCGCCAGGCCCTGGCGGCGAAGACCGGGGTGCCGGTGCCGCTGGCGCCCTGA
- a CDS encoding HD domain-containing phosphohydrolase produces MASERYDEDVVLRILRTTEEINHLKDVDAILDRILLEARRLAQADAGSIFLLEKDQLAFSYVHNDTLFREDENNAALYSAYTVGVDDTSIVGYAALTGQHLVIDDAYAIPADRPYAFNPRFDELSGYRTRSILTIPLKTFDDRLVGVMQLINAKEGEGRVVPFSRPSQLYVPLFGNHAAVAIERGCMNRELILRMMKMAELRDPGETGAHVQRVGAYSAEIFQRWALNRGWERRVIKAQRDLIRLAAMLHDVGKVGISDAILKKPGRLTPEEFEVMKLHTVYGARLFVNTTSALDRMSVDIALNHHEKWAGGGYPGVLPDFLHSDEAAGQPKRGEEIPAAARIVALADVFDALAARRCYKEPWPEERILTEIRASSGRHFDPEVVAAFFQIYEVITAIQRRFPD; encoded by the coding sequence ATGGCAAGCGAGCGTTACGACGAGGATGTGGTTCTGCGGATTCTGCGCACCACCGAGGAGATCAACCACCTCAAAGACGTGGATGCCATCCTGGATCGGATCCTCCTGGAGGCGCGGCGGCTGGCCCAGGCCGATGCCGGCTCGATCTTCCTGCTGGAGAAGGATCAGCTGGCCTTCAGCTATGTCCACAACGACACCCTGTTCCGGGAGGACGAGAACAACGCCGCCCTCTACTCCGCCTACACCGTGGGGGTGGACGACACCTCCATCGTCGGCTACGCGGCCCTGACCGGCCAGCACCTGGTCATCGACGACGCCTACGCCATCCCCGCTGACCGCCCCTACGCCTTCAACCCCCGCTTCGACGAGCTGTCCGGCTACCGGACCCGCTCCATCCTGACCATCCCCCTCAAGACCTTCGACGACCGGCTGGTGGGGGTGATGCAGCTCATCAATGCCAAGGAGGGTGAGGGGCGGGTGGTGCCGTTCTCCCGGCCCAGCCAGCTCTATGTGCCCCTTTTCGGCAACCACGCCGCGGTGGCCATCGAGCGCGGCTGCATGAACCGGGAGCTGATCCTCCGGATGATGAAGATGGCCGAGCTGCGGGACCCGGGGGAGACCGGGGCCCATGTCCAGCGGGTGGGCGCCTACTCAGCGGAGATCTTCCAGCGCTGGGCTCTGAACCGCGGCTGGGAGCGGCGGGTGATCAAGGCCCAGCGGGACCTCATCCGTCTGGCGGCCATGCTCCATGACGTGGGCAAGGTGGGGATCTCGGACGCCATCCTCAAGAAGCCGGGCCGGCTGACCCCTGAGGAGTTCGAGGTCATGAAGCTGCACACCGTCTATGGCGCGCGGCTCTTCGTCAACACCACCTCGGCTCTGGACCGGATGAGCGTGGACATCGCCCTCAACCACCACGAGAAGTGGGCCGGCGGCGGCTACCCCGGGGTGCTGCCCGATTTCCTGCACAGCGATGAGGCGGCCGGCCAGCCGAAGCGCGGGGAGGAGATCCCGGCCGCGGCCCGGATCGTGGCCCTGGCCGATGTCTTCGATGCCCTAGCCGCGCGCCGCTGCTACAAGGAGCCCTGGCCCGAGGAGCGGATCCTGACCGAGATCCGCGCCAGCTCCGGCCGCCATTTCGACCCCGAGGTGGTGGCAGCCTTCTTCCAGATCTACGAAGTCATCACCGCCATCCAGCGGCGTTTTCCGGACTGA